The DNA sequence GCAAAAAGAAGCTGAGGCTTCATTTGGGGCATTGTTATATATACAAGCTCTTGGAAACGGTTTCTTATTCCGTCTATCATTCCTGCTTCATAAAGCTCTGCAGAAACATTTTGCAAGCCTGCAAGGAAAACGAGAAAGCCCGTACCCATACCCATCCACACGTAAATTATAATTATTACGGGAAGAATGGTTTTTGAATCCATATTCCACAGTATCGGCTCTGAAATAACACCTAAATTAAAGAGGAAATTATTTATTAAGCCGTAACGGTCGGGGGAGAAAATATACAGCCACACAACGCTCATTGCAACCGAGCTTGTTATTGAGGGCGCATAAAAGGCAAGGGCAAAAGCGTTTTTGAATTTAAGCTGGTTTATTACCCACGCCATTAAAAATGAAGCAATAAAGGTTATGGGTCCTGCTATAAAAGCAAAAATTATGGTGTTTGAAATTGAGGTTGCAAATATATCGTCATCCATAAAAAGATGCAGATAATTTTGCAGTCCGACAAATTTCGGGGCTTCAAGTAAATTGTAATCTGTAAAGCTAAGCGCAATAGCGATTATTACAGGCACTATAACAAACACACAAAACAGTATAAAAAACGGCATAAAGAAGGCAAGACCGAAGCCGTATTTTTTTATAAAATCCCGTAAAAAAGATTTTTTTTGTGCAACCATATCAAATCAGTCTCCGTTCAGAATATTTGCTCTACTTTAAAGTTCCCTGACGTCTTTCAAGTTCTTTGTTGATGTCAAGCACGCACTGCTCTATACTGTCTCTTGCAGGCATACCGCTTATAACCGTTCTGTTCCATGCGTTTGAAAGATGACGTGAGGTATAATATCCGCCGGGAACGTTGGGAGTTTCAATAACTGTATCCCACGATTTTGTAATTATATCAAGATGCTCCCTGTTCCACGGCAGCTGTGAAAATGCCTCTGTGTTTGAGGTCAGCCAACGGGCATACGAGCCTATACGGCCCTCAACCTCTCTGCCGAATCGGGTTTGTGTCTCGGTCTTTGTCCACCAATCAAGGAATTTAAAGGCGCTGTCTTGCTTTTTGCTGTCCTTAAGTATTATTGCGGCTTCGCCAACGTAGCCTGCCGTTTTAATTGTTTCATTTCCCTGACTGTCAGTCATAGCGGGTATCATTGCCATACCCCAACGGCCTTGAAGCTCGGGAGCTGCCGCCATAAGCTGCATATATACGGGAGAGCCCTCTATTCCTATGGGCATTTCGCCTGTTCTGAATCTGTTAATAAAGTTTGCCGAGGTAGGAACTCCGTATACTGTGTACATCTTACACATCATATCAAATGCTCTGTACGCTTCGGGGGTGTCAAGTGCTGAACGGCTGCCGTCCTCATTGTAGAAGCTTCCGTTACAGCTGTAAAGGAACATATCAAACCAACCGGGAACATACATCTGAAGTCCGTTTTCGTAAAGTTTGGGAAGAGTTTTGTTTATTACGTCGTCCCAGGTTTTCGGAATATCTATATTCAAATCAGAAAGAATATCTTTTCGATAGAATAAAGCACGGAAATACATAGTTTCGGGTATGCCGTAAACTCCGCCCTTATATTTAAAAGGTACTGTCATCTGAGGCACAAAGCGTTTTTCTATTTCTTCATAGC is a window from the Oscillospiraceae bacterium genome containing:
- a CDS encoding sugar ABC transporter permease: MVAQKKSFLRDFIKKYGFGLAFFMPFFILFCVFVIVPVIIAIALSFTDYNLLEAPKFVGLQNYLHLFMDDDIFATSISNTIIFAFIAGPITFIASFLMAWVINQLKFKNAFALAFYAPSITSSVAMSVVWLYIFSPDRYGLINNFLFNLGVISEPILWNMDSKTILPVIIIIYVWMGMGTGFLVFLAGLQNVSAELYEAGMIDGIRNRFQELVYITMPQMKPQLLFAAINTVTAAFAIFDISVGFAGMPSPNYAGHTIVAHLYDYAFIRFEMGYASAVASVLFFLTYFIGRICMRMFASGKEL